From a region of the Bacteroidia bacterium genome:
- a CDS encoding DUF4405 domain-containing protein, with protein MKIKRNFVTPYLTFVFLVVGFSGILMFFHLFDDYTKVVHELLGLTFVLFSALHIIINWTSLKSHFRKKIFITSGVVVLLISVAFIILEKVHGNNERIVIEKLVKAPISSSFTVLNVDYNKAKIILKNNNITIGDSKTIEEICVRNQKSSNEIIELIVK; from the coding sequence ATGAAGATTAAAAGAAATTTTGTTACACCTTATCTTACCTTTGTTTTTCTTGTAGTTGGATTCTCAGGTATTTTAATGTTCTTTCATTTATTTGACGACTATACAAAGGTTGTTCATGAATTATTAGGGTTGACATTTGTTCTTTTTTCAGCCCTTCATATTATAATCAATTGGACAAGTCTAAAAAGTCACTTTAGAAAGAAAATCTTTATTACTTCAGGTGTAGTCGTTTTATTAATTTCGGTTGCATTTATTATTTTAGAAAAAGTTCATGGAAACAACGAGCGTATAGTAATAGAGAAACTTGTGAAAGCTCCTATCTCAAGTTCCTTTACTGTATTAAATGTTGACTATAATAAAGCAAAGATAATTCTCAAAAATAATAACATCACCATTGGAGACTCGAAAACAATAGAGGAAATTTGTGTTAGGAATCAAAAATCTTCAAATGAAATAATTGAATTGATTGTTAAATGA
- a CDS encoding putative toxin-antitoxin system toxin component, PIN family — protein MRRKSKRYKIIIDTNIWISFLIGKSLRGLQNHLDSQSIKIITCKEQYCELSEVFKKPKIKKYFTKEQAEEFFELLDESSDCIELVTKSNACRDAKDNYLVSLAIDSHSDFLITGDQDLLELNRIGKTLVIRYSDFEQLLNQ, from the coding sequence ATGAGAAGAAAAAGCAAGAGATATAAAATTATTATTGACACAAATATTTGGATTTCGTTCTTGATCGGCAAGAGTTTACGAGGTCTACAAAATCATCTTGATTCTCAGAGCATAAAAATAATCACCTGTAAGGAACAGTATTGCGAATTATCTGAGGTTTTTAAAAAACCAAAAATCAAAAAATATTTTACCAAAGAGCAAGCAGAAGAATTTTTTGAACTACTTGATGAATCGTCCGATTGCATAGAATTGGTTACTAAATCCAATGCATGTAGAGATGCAAAAGATAACTATTTAGTTTCTTTAGCAATAGACTCACATTCTGATTTCCTAATCACTGGCGACCAAGATTTACTTGAACTTAATAGGATTGGGAAAACTCTTGTTATAAGATATAGTGATTTTGAACAGTTACTAAATCAATAA